One Nocardioides oleivorans DNA segment encodes these proteins:
- a CDS encoding LytR C-terminal domain-containing protein, producing MSGALKSAATLGVLVGLLLVATLWGWAAFTEPFPKDEPVAICEEASVAAGDEVRRDQVVVSVYNGSGRSGLAGTASAQLEERGFVPGDIGNAPEPSPATQIWADDPTNPAVDLVRQQFKGAKVVPGTALGPGVVVILGEGFETLKKKQVESVVAQADATYCRATGSE from the coding sequence GTGAGCGGCGCCCTCAAGTCCGCAGCCACCCTCGGCGTGCTCGTGGGCCTCCTCCTCGTCGCCACGCTGTGGGGATGGGCGGCCTTCACCGAGCCGTTCCCGAAGGACGAGCCGGTCGCGATCTGCGAGGAGGCGAGCGTCGCCGCCGGCGACGAGGTGCGCCGCGACCAGGTCGTGGTCAGCGTCTACAACGGCAGCGGCCGCAGCGGCCTGGCCGGCACGGCGAGCGCGCAGCTCGAGGAGCGCGGCTTCGTCCCCGGTGACATCGGCAACGCGCCGGAGCCCTCGCCGGCCACGCAGATCTGGGCCGACGACCCGACCAACCCCGCGGTCGACCTGGTCCGCCAGCAGTTCAAGGGCGCCAAGGTCGTCCCCGGCACCGCGCTCGGCCCCGGCGTCGTGGTGATCCTCGGCGAGGGCTTCGAGACCCTGAAGAAGAAGCAGGTCGAGTCGGTCGTCGCCCAGGCCGACGCGACGTACTGCCGGGCCACCGGCTCCGAGTAG
- a CDS encoding potassium/proton antiporter, with amino-acid sequence MTFDVHQLDLFVLVGAVVTLAAILAVRVSAGAGLPSLLIYLLIGVALGEGGPFGIQFDDAKLAHALGFGALAIILAEGGLTTDWRQMRSSVRLGLSLATLGVAVSVAVVAVGTHYLLGLPWELAILLGAICSPTDAAAVFSVLRALPLPKRLTGALEAESGLNDAPTVVLVGIISTGAAAESGVLETAGLIVFELIAGALIGVACGVAGAWVMRRAALPSSGLYPLAVLCLAFTAYGAAAAVHASGFAAIYVAALILGNSELPHRVATRSFSEGVAWLAQIGLFVMLGLLLSPSRIDLDTVVQALATGLVLTVVARPLSVFVSSVVQPMAARDLAFISWAGLRGAVPIVLATIPLSEGVEGSYDIFDIVFVMVVIYTLLTGPTLPWVARTLGVAQRNEPRGLEVEAAPLDKVAADLLQVTIAPRSRMHGVEVGELRLPQGSSVSLVIRADNVLVPERRTVLRAGDDLLVVTPRKLREATEERLRQVSANGRLALWLGDSKRREVERGTEQ; translated from the coding sequence GTGACCTTCGACGTCCACCAGCTCGACCTGTTCGTGCTGGTCGGTGCTGTGGTCACGCTGGCGGCGATCCTCGCTGTCCGGGTCTCGGCCGGTGCCGGGCTCCCGTCGCTGCTGATCTACCTCCTGATCGGGGTCGCGCTCGGCGAGGGCGGTCCCTTCGGGATCCAGTTCGACGACGCCAAGCTCGCGCACGCGCTCGGCTTCGGCGCCCTGGCGATCATCCTCGCCGAGGGTGGTCTCACCACCGACTGGCGCCAGATGCGCTCCAGCGTGCGCCTGGGCCTCTCGCTGGCGACCCTCGGCGTCGCGGTCTCGGTCGCGGTCGTCGCCGTCGGCACGCACTACCTCCTCGGCCTGCCGTGGGAGCTCGCGATCCTGCTCGGCGCGATCTGCTCGCCGACCGACGCGGCGGCGGTGTTCTCCGTGCTGCGCGCGCTGCCGCTGCCCAAGCGCCTGACCGGGGCGCTCGAGGCCGAGTCCGGCCTCAACGACGCCCCGACCGTGGTGCTCGTCGGCATCATCTCCACCGGCGCGGCCGCCGAGTCGGGCGTGCTCGAGACGGCCGGACTGATCGTGTTCGAGCTGATCGCCGGCGCCCTGATCGGCGTGGCGTGCGGCGTCGCCGGGGCGTGGGTCATGCGCCGGGCCGCGCTGCCGTCCTCGGGCCTCTACCCGCTGGCCGTGCTGTGCCTGGCGTTCACGGCGTACGGCGCCGCCGCTGCAGTGCACGCGTCCGGCTTCGCCGCGATCTACGTCGCCGCGCTGATCCTCGGCAACAGCGAGCTGCCGCACCGGGTGGCCACCCGGTCGTTCTCCGAGGGTGTCGCCTGGCTCGCCCAGATCGGCCTGTTCGTCATGCTGGGCCTGCTGCTCTCGCCGTCGCGCATCGACCTCGACACGGTCGTCCAGGCGCTCGCGACCGGGCTCGTGCTCACGGTGGTGGCGCGCCCGCTGTCGGTGTTCGTCAGCAGCGTCGTGCAGCCGATGGCCGCGCGCGACCTCGCCTTCATCTCCTGGGCCGGCCTGCGCGGAGCGGTGCCGATCGTCCTCGCGACGATCCCGCTCTCCGAGGGCGTCGAGGGCTCCTACGACATCTTCGACATCGTCTTCGTGATGGTCGTGATCTACACGCTGCTCACCGGCCCGACCCTGCCCTGGGTGGCCCGGACCCTCGGCGTCGCCCAGCGCAACGAGCCGCGCGGCCTGGAGGTCGAGGCCGCGCCGCTCGACAAGGTCGCCGCCGACCTGCTCCAGGTCACCATCGCGCCCAGGTCGCGGATGCACGGCGTCGAGGTCGGCGAGCTCCGGCTGCCGCAGGGCTCCTCGGTCTCGCTGGTGATCCGCGCCGACAACGTGCTGGTGCCGGAGCGTCGTACCGTCCTCCGGGCCGGCGACGACCTGCTGGTGGTCACCCCGCGCAAGCTCCGCGAGGCCACCGAGGAGCGGCTGCGGCAGGTCTCGGCCAACGGCCGCCTCGCGCTCTGGCTCGGTGACAGCAAGCGGCGCGAGGTCGAGCGGGGCACCGAGCAGTAG